A single window of Methylacidimicrobium sp. AP8 DNA harbors:
- a CDS encoding GntR family transcriptional regulator, translating to MKRKVSRGRAMTGKKRVQARARASRPLPRHEEVTLWLRDQIQSRCYAQGDRLPSEKELQERFRVSRITVRRALQTLEADGLIYRRQGVGSFAAEGRLRQGLVRLTDFSEDMVQAGLRPSSRVLFYGREAAGAQVASCLGLREGEPCVRLDRLRLGDGQPIALDQTWLPTEYGRRLEGQDLTVKTIYRILGAEYGIPVLRGHYRIEAVEADPAVAEALGIEARRPLLLISRLSYTTGNKPIYFQKRYYRPDRVVYEVELERASRHDGGLVPVGMPLRSFAPVFPHAGGESKGKDLPEEGKEENG from the coding sequence ATGAAGAGAAAGGTGTCACGAGGACGGGCGATGACGGGAAAGAAGCGGGTGCAGGCGCGGGCCAGGGCGTCGCGGCCCTTGCCTCGCCATGAAGAGGTGACCCTCTGGTTGCGGGATCAGATCCAATCGCGCTGCTACGCGCAGGGAGACCGGCTCCCGTCGGAAAAGGAGCTGCAGGAGCGATTCCGGGTGAGCCGGATCACCGTCCGGCGGGCGCTCCAGACCCTGGAAGCCGACGGCCTGATCTACCGGCGGCAGGGGGTCGGGTCGTTTGCGGCCGAGGGTCGGCTCCGGCAAGGGCTGGTTCGGCTGACCGACTTTTCGGAGGACATGGTGCAAGCGGGGCTGCGGCCGAGCTCCCGTGTCCTTTTCTACGGCCGGGAAGCGGCAGGTGCACAAGTCGCCAGCTGCCTCGGTCTGCGGGAAGGCGAGCCCTGCGTCCGGCTCGATCGGTTGCGGCTCGGGGACGGGCAGCCGATCGCGCTCGATCAAACCTGGCTTCCGACGGAATACGGGAGAAGGCTGGAAGGACAAGATCTGACGGTGAAGACGATCTACCGGATTCTCGGAGCGGAGTACGGGATTCCGGTGCTGCGCGGACACTACCGGATCGAAGCGGTCGAAGCCGATCCGGCAGTGGCCGAAGCCTTGGGCATCGAGGCGCGCCGACCCCTGCTGCTGATCAGCCGTCTCTCGTACACGACCGGGAACAAGCCGATCTACTTCCAGAAACGCTACTATCGTCCGGACCGGGTTGTCTACGAGGTGGAGCTCGAAAGAGCGAGCCGGCACGATGGAGGCCTGGTGCCGGTAGGGATGCCGCTGCGAAGCTTCGCCCCCGTCTTTCCGCATGCGGGAGGGGAAAGCAAGGGTAAAGATCTGCCCGAAGAGGGCAAGGAGGAGAATGGATGA
- a CDS encoding DoxX family protein: MKHADRWLAVLRIALGLLFLESGIHKLSWGSRERGLPFPVVSERWRQALPHRLLEFAEKNPLPWYRSFLYHAAIPNAGLLAALVAWGEFLIGLSLAIGLLSRAASFAGGFLMANYFVANSWMGLCQRNLDLSLLVVFLVLGFADAGRRWGLDGWLFGIGKRGERPGVG, encoded by the coding sequence ATGAAGCATGCGGATCGCTGGCTGGCGGTGTTGCGGATCGCGCTGGGTCTTCTCTTCTTGGAAAGCGGGATCCACAAGCTGAGCTGGGGCTCCCGGGAAAGGGGGCTGCCGTTCCCCGTCGTGTCCGAACGGTGGCGCCAGGCCTTGCCCCACCGGCTTTTGGAGTTCGCGGAGAAGAACCCGCTACCTTGGTATCGATCTTTTCTCTACCATGCGGCGATTCCGAACGCGGGCCTGCTCGCCGCCTTGGTCGCCTGGGGGGAGTTCCTGATCGGCCTCTCGCTGGCGATCGGCCTCTTGAGCCGTGCCGCTTCGTTCGCCGGCGGCTTCCTGATGGCTAACTACTTTGTCGCCAACTCCTGGATGGGCCTCTGCCAGCGGAACCTCGATCTCTCGCTCCTGGTCGTCTTCCTGGTCCTCGGATTTGCGGACGCGGGGCGGCGCTGGGGCCTGGACGGTTGGCTCTTCGGTATCGGCAAGCGCGGCGAGAGGCCGGGGGTTGGATGA
- a CDS encoding NADPH-dependent assimilatory sulfite reductase hemoprotein subunit, whose translation MSSNPVEQIKEQSRRLRGTLAAALRDATATHFSDTDAQILKFHGSYQQDNRDTRAERRKAGLDKDWIFMIRTKTPGGRLSAAQYLVLDHLAGTVGNGTLRITTRQGIQLHGVRKIDLRRAIAEIISSGILTWGACGDVVRNTLATPVPTADTIHRELQELAAELGRLFLSRSHAYSEVWIDGEPLPIGDGGSAEEEEPIYGATYLPRKFKIAIALPPRNDVDVFSNDLGLVAHPRGQEVEGYTLLVGGSHGMTHGLRQTQPHLAEPLFYVPKERVQEAAVAVVTTQRDYGNREDRKRARLKYLLLDRGIDWLRREVASRLSFAPEPPRPFSFTTVADPLGWHEQGDGKLFLGLFVENGRILDREGGPRLRSALRQAAADFGLPIRLTANGNLFLVGIGREQKAQLEELFARHGVPTSPPRTAARRTAHACVALPTCGLALAESERVFSSLMEKIDRSLEELGLREEPILIRMSGCPNGCSRPYNADLSFVGRSPGKYAFYAGGSLAGDRLASLERRSVSLEEIPGLVHGYLAAFARERLPEESFSQYWARTRPRGPLPTPDQFHEEAAAGAVASA comes from the coding sequence ATGTCTTCGAACCCGGTAGAACAGATCAAGGAACAGAGCCGAAGGCTCCGGGGAACCCTTGCCGCCGCGCTTCGCGACGCGACCGCCACCCATTTTTCGGACACCGACGCCCAGATCCTCAAGTTCCACGGGAGCTACCAGCAGGATAATCGGGATACGAGAGCCGAACGGCGAAAGGCCGGCCTCGACAAGGACTGGATCTTCATGATCCGGACCAAAACTCCCGGCGGCCGGCTGAGCGCCGCGCAGTACTTGGTGCTCGACCACCTCGCGGGCACGGTCGGTAACGGGACGCTGCGGATCACGACCCGCCAGGGGATCCAGCTCCACGGGGTACGAAAGATCGACCTCCGGCGGGCCATCGCCGAAATCATCTCTTCGGGCATCCTTACCTGGGGGGCGTGCGGGGACGTAGTCCGCAACACGCTTGCGACACCCGTTCCGACCGCGGACACGATCCATCGCGAGCTCCAGGAGCTCGCCGCCGAACTGGGCCGGCTCTTCCTTTCCCGGAGCCATGCCTACAGCGAGGTATGGATCGACGGGGAGCCTCTGCCGATCGGAGACGGCGGCTCCGCCGAGGAAGAAGAGCCGATCTACGGGGCGACCTATCTCCCGCGGAAATTCAAGATCGCAATCGCCCTCCCGCCGCGCAACGACGTCGACGTCTTCTCGAACGACCTCGGCCTTGTCGCCCATCCGAGAGGACAGGAGGTGGAGGGGTACACCCTCCTGGTCGGAGGCAGCCATGGAATGACCCACGGCCTGCGGCAGACACAGCCCCACCTCGCCGAACCTCTCTTCTACGTACCCAAGGAACGGGTACAGGAAGCGGCGGTGGCCGTCGTGACCACTCAGCGGGACTACGGCAACCGAGAAGACCGCAAGCGAGCCCGCCTCAAGTATCTCCTCCTCGATCGGGGCATTGACTGGCTCCGCCGAGAGGTTGCCTCCCGCCTCTCCTTCGCTCCGGAGCCGCCCCGCCCGTTTTCCTTCACCACGGTCGCCGATCCCTTGGGCTGGCACGAGCAGGGGGACGGCAAGCTCTTTCTCGGCCTCTTCGTCGAAAACGGCCGCATCCTCGATCGGGAAGGAGGACCCCGCCTCCGCAGCGCGCTCCGGCAGGCGGCAGCCGATTTCGGCCTTCCGATCCGCCTGACAGCCAACGGCAACCTCTTCTTGGTCGGCATCGGGCGCGAACAAAAGGCCCAGCTCGAGGAGCTCTTTGCCCGGCACGGCGTCCCTACCTCTCCGCCGAGGACCGCGGCGCGGCGCACGGCGCATGCCTGCGTGGCCCTTCCCACCTGCGGACTCGCCCTCGCGGAAAGCGAGCGGGTCTTCTCCTCCCTGATGGAGAAGATCGACCGCTCCCTCGAAGAACTCGGGCTTCGGGAGGAGCCTATCTTGATCCGGATGAGCGGATGCCCCAACGGCTGCTCGCGACCCTACAACGCCGATCTTTCCTTCGTCGGCCGCTCGCCCGGGAAGTATGCCTTCTATGCGGGCGGCAGCCTCGCCGGCGATCGTCTCGCCAGCCTGGAAAGACGGAGCGTAAGCCTCGAAGAGATCCCGGGACTGGTCCATGGCTACCTCGCAGCATTCGCCCGAGAGCGCCTTCCCGAGGAGAGCTTCAGCCAATATTGGGCCCGGACCCGGCCGCGCGGCCCCCTCCCTACTCCCGATCAGTTTCACGAGGAAGCGGCGGCCGGAGCGGTGGCATCCGCCTGA
- a CDS encoding thioredoxin family protein — MAATSVMAPLGTQAPPFSLPDATGKRISLSDFAGSPALLVIFLCNHCPYVKHIQHHLAKLVAEYQRRGLAAVGINPNDPVRYPDDAPEQMAKVAKEVGYTFPYLFDETQEVAKAYRAACTPDFFLFDRDQRLVYRGQYDSSRPGNSIPVTGAELRAAIEAVLAGKPPPAEQRPSIGCSIKWKPGNEPDY, encoded by the coding sequence ATGGCTGCTACATCTGTAATGGCTCCGCTCGGAACGCAAGCCCCTCCCTTTTCGCTTCCGGACGCCACCGGGAAGCGGATCTCTCTTTCCGATTTCGCCGGATCTCCCGCACTGCTGGTGATCTTCCTCTGCAACCACTGCCCCTACGTAAAACATATCCAACACCACTTAGCCAAGCTCGTCGCCGAGTACCAACGCCGCGGGCTGGCCGCGGTCGGCATCAATCCCAACGATCCCGTCCGCTATCCCGACGACGCCCCTGAGCAGATGGCCAAGGTTGCCAAGGAGGTAGGCTACACCTTCCCCTACCTTTTCGACGAAACGCAGGAGGTCGCCAAGGCCTATCGGGCAGCCTGCACTCCGGATTTCTTCCTGTTCGATCGGGACCAGCGCCTGGTCTATCGCGGCCAGTACGACTCGAGCCGTCCCGGAAATTCCATACCGGTCACGGGCGCCGAGCTCCGAGCCGCCATCGAAGCGGTCCTCGCAGGCAAGCCCCCTCCGGCGGAGCAGCGGCCCAGCATCGGCTGCAGCATCAAGTGGAAGCCGGGGAACGAGCCCGATTATTGA
- a CDS encoding MOSC domain-containing protein, with the protein MNPGGKRVGEVISLRRYPVKSMKGEELAAARVGMQGIVGDRHFAFRDVETGKIVSAKYPAKWGKIFDLPVSWIRSPEESKEPVVRFQLPGGEWRRSDDPSAAEPLSALFGRKVTLLSSAIDGACLEEYWPDIEGLAHREATTDEKMPAGTFFDAAPIHLITTATLRALRELYPEGLFETRRFRPNFLIALPDGERGFVENLWIGKRLRIGDSLRLEVTMGCGRCVMTTLAQGDLPQDPGILKTAARHNRAEVGVYAKVLSEGRVWRGAPVVIEEG; encoded by the coding sequence ATGAACCCGGGAGGGAAGAGAGTAGGAGAGGTCATCAGTCTGCGGCGCTATCCGGTGAAGTCGATGAAAGGCGAGGAATTGGCGGCCGCTCGCGTCGGCATGCAGGGGATCGTCGGCGACCGCCATTTCGCCTTCCGCGACGTCGAGACCGGAAAGATCGTCAGCGCCAAATACCCGGCCAAGTGGGGGAAGATCTTCGACCTGCCGGTCTCTTGGATTCGCTCTCCGGAGGAGTCGAAGGAGCCCGTCGTCCGTTTCCAGCTTCCGGGAGGAGAGTGGCGGCGGAGCGATGATCCGTCGGCGGCCGAGCCTCTCTCGGCCCTCTTCGGCCGGAAGGTCACCCTGCTCTCCTCCGCGATCGATGGAGCATGCCTTGAGGAGTATTGGCCCGACATCGAAGGGCTCGCCCACCGGGAGGCGACCACGGATGAGAAGATGCCGGCCGGCACCTTTTTCGACGCCGCACCGATCCACCTCATTACGACGGCGACCCTCCGGGCCCTCCGGGAGCTCTATCCGGAAGGCCTCTTCGAAACGCGCCGCTTCCGGCCCAATTTCCTGATCGCGTTGCCGGACGGAGAGCGCGGCTTTGTCGAGAACCTCTGGATCGGGAAGCGGCTCCGGATCGGAGATTCCCTGCGGCTCGAGGTGACGATGGGCTGCGGCCGCTGCGTGATGACGACCCTGGCCCAAGGGGATCTCCCCCAGGATCCAGGCATCCTCAAGACGGCGGCGCGCCATAACCGCGCAGAGGTCGGCGTCTACGCGAAGGTTCTCTCCGAGGGCCGGGTGTGGCGGGGGGCACCGGTCGTCATCGAAGAAGGATAA
- a CDS encoding IS1182 family transposase: MAERFVTVDRMTPMLLPEDLRDWVEEDDLVHFVIEAVERMDLRGFRVNVRGTGDAQYPPSMMLSLLIYCYANGIFSSRRIEAATRRDVAVRYLCANTHPDHDTICRFRRENFAAVADCFLKVLELAREMKLLKVGGVSVDGTKIRANASKHRNVTYERAGELVELLRADVADLLKRAEEADRREEADPGKLPEEIGRRERLQAKLEEAQRRLEERAKERAERERADYERKGKEREARKGSAKGRHIHPPEEKPGAEEQANLTDPESRLMRRSRNEAFEQSYNAQAAVDADGSALVLSARVSVCANDIGELEADVRAIPTEAGRVRAVLVDTGYANGEQVEALQAEGIEVYCAMRAEALECRRRYEFRPADRRREKPVEYTAPWRRKMIEKLASPDGRRLYARRKQTVEPVFGIIKSVMGFRAFRLRGQAKVQGEWSLVCLAYNFKRLWKLMGGRRIGPSQGGITGSPSIASLSTLLGALVAVSTSALLGFGRKILATPEGRFRNHCGSLALTPTSC, encoded by the coding sequence ATGGCTGAGCGATTTGTGACGGTGGATCGGATGACGCCGATGCTTTTGCCCGAGGACCTGCGAGATTGGGTGGAGGAGGACGACTTGGTGCATTTTGTCATCGAGGCGGTGGAGAGGATGGATCTGCGGGGCTTTCGGGTGAACGTACGCGGGACTGGGGACGCACAGTATCCGCCGTCGATGATGCTCTCGCTTTTGATTTATTGCTACGCCAACGGGATCTTTTCGAGTCGACGGATCGAGGCGGCGACGCGGCGGGATGTGGCGGTGCGTTATCTTTGTGCGAACACCCATCCGGATCACGACACGATCTGCCGGTTTCGGCGGGAGAACTTTGCTGCGGTGGCGGACTGCTTTTTGAAGGTCTTGGAGTTGGCCCGGGAGATGAAGCTTTTGAAGGTCGGGGGGGTGAGTGTCGACGGGACGAAGATTCGGGCCAACGCGAGCAAGCATCGGAATGTGACCTACGAGCGGGCCGGAGAACTGGTGGAGCTTCTGCGGGCGGATGTGGCAGATCTCTTGAAGAGGGCGGAGGAAGCGGACCGGAGAGAGGAAGCGGATCCGGGCAAGCTACCTGAGGAGATTGGTCGGCGGGAGCGGCTCCAGGCAAAGCTGGAGGAAGCGCAACGCCGGCTGGAGGAACGGGCCAAGGAGCGAGCGGAGCGGGAGCGTGCGGATTACGAGCGGAAGGGAAAAGAACGGGAAGCGCGCAAGGGGAGTGCCAAAGGGCGGCATATCCACCCTCCGGAGGAGAAGCCTGGGGCGGAGGAGCAAGCCAACCTGACCGATCCCGAGAGCCGGCTGATGCGCAGGAGCCGAAACGAAGCCTTTGAACAGAGCTACAATGCGCAGGCGGCCGTGGATGCGGACGGGAGTGCCTTGGTGCTTTCGGCTCGGGTGAGCGTCTGCGCCAACGACATCGGCGAGTTGGAAGCCGACGTGCGGGCCATTCCTACGGAAGCCGGTCGGGTCCGTGCAGTGCTGGTGGACACCGGTTATGCCAATGGCGAACAGGTCGAGGCTCTGCAGGCGGAGGGAATCGAAGTCTACTGTGCGATGAGGGCTGAAGCTCTGGAATGTCGTCGGCGATACGAGTTCCGACCCGCCGATCGTCGTCGGGAGAAGCCTGTTGAATATACCGCCCCGTGGAGACGGAAGATGATCGAAAAGCTCGCCAGCCCGGACGGCCGCCGCCTTTATGCTCGACGCAAGCAGACCGTCGAACCAGTCTTCGGCATCATTAAATCGGTGATGGGCTTCCGAGCGTTTCGGCTCCGCGGGCAAGCCAAAGTCCAGGGCGAATGGTCGTTGGTCTGCTTGGCGTACAACTTCAAGCGCCTTTGGAAGCTTATGGGAGGACGCCGAATCGGGCCTAGCCAAGGAGGGATTACCGGATCTCCCAGCATCGCCTCGCTCTCCACCCTCCTCGGCGCGCTGGTTGCGGTCTCGACTTCTGCGCTTTTGGGCTTCGGCAGGAAAATTCTTGCCACCCCGGAAGGGAGGTTTCGCAACCATTGCGGCTCTCTCGCATTAACCCCGACAAGCTGCTAG
- a CDS encoding NAD-dependent formate dehydrogenase — protein MKILCVLYDDPVNGYPPKYARDSIPVIKRYPDGQTTPSPERIDFRPGELLGCVSGELGLRRFLEERGHTLVVTSDKDGPNSRFERELPDSDVVISQPFWPAYLTRERIEKAAKLKLAITAGIGSDHVDLKAANERKITVAEVTYSNSISVAEHVVMMILSLVRNYLPSHDWVRRGGWNIADCVERAYDLEGMQVGTVAAGRIGLAVLRRLKPFDVGLHYTDRHRLPPEVEAELGLTYHPDAASMVPHCDVVTINCPLHPETEHLFNDALLSKMKRGSYIVNTARAKICDRDAIVRALESGRLAGYAGDVWFPQPPPKDHPWRTMPHEGMTPHVSGTTLSAQARYAAGVREILECWFDGKPIRKEYLIAEGGSLAGVGAHSYSV, from the coding sequence ATGAAGATCCTATGCGTTCTCTACGATGATCCCGTAAACGGGTATCCCCCGAAGTATGCCCGGGATTCGATCCCGGTGATCAAGCGCTATCCCGACGGCCAAACGACCCCCAGCCCCGAGCGGATCGATTTCCGGCCGGGCGAGCTCCTGGGCTGCGTTTCCGGGGAGCTGGGCCTCCGCCGGTTTCTCGAGGAACGGGGCCATACCCTGGTCGTGACTTCGGACAAGGATGGGCCGAACTCGCGCTTCGAGCGGGAGCTCCCCGATAGCGACGTGGTCATCTCGCAGCCTTTTTGGCCCGCTTACCTGACCCGCGAGCGGATCGAGAAAGCGGCGAAGCTCAAGCTGGCGATCACGGCGGGAATCGGTTCCGACCATGTCGACCTGAAGGCGGCCAACGAAAGAAAGATTACGGTGGCGGAGGTCACCTACAGCAACAGCATCAGCGTCGCCGAGCATGTGGTGATGATGATTCTCTCCCTGGTCCGGAACTACCTCCCCTCCCACGACTGGGTGCGGCGCGGCGGCTGGAACATCGCCGACTGCGTGGAGCGGGCCTACGACCTCGAAGGGATGCAGGTGGGGACGGTCGCGGCGGGCCGGATCGGCCTAGCCGTCCTGCGGCGCCTCAAGCCCTTCGACGTCGGCCTCCATTACACCGATCGCCACCGGCTGCCGCCGGAGGTCGAGGCGGAGCTGGGCCTCACTTACCATCCCGACGCGGCTTCGATGGTCCCCCACTGCGACGTCGTCACGATCAACTGCCCCCTCCATCCGGAGACCGAGCATCTCTTCAACGACGCGCTTTTGTCCAAGATGAAGCGGGGCTCCTATATTGTGAACACGGCGCGTGCCAAGATCTGCGACCGGGACGCCATCGTCCGGGCCTTGGAGAGCGGCCGGCTTGCCGGCTACGCCGGGGACGTCTGGTTTCCGCAGCCGCCTCCGAAGGATCATCCCTGGAGGACGATGCCTCATGAGGGGATGACCCCGCATGTTTCCGGGACGACTCTCTCGGCCCAGGCTCGCTATGCGGCGGGAGTCCGGGAGATCCTGGAATGCTGGTTCGACGGGAAGCCGATCCGCAAGGAGTACCTGATCGCCGAAGGGGGCAGCCTGGCCGGGGTGGGCGCACACTCCTACAGCGTCTAG
- a CDS encoding LysR family transcriptional regulator, translating into MRSRVEIIPDSHSGKRRAASKIANRVASGLPDLHPSQLVAFALVAELGSVSLAARRLHVVQAAVSAQLRKLREAVGDPLCRFEQGRLRLTPAGEELRKHAFRVAEGVAAAREFVQRLQSRIEGRLRIALTVTIGSHYLPCPLVAFQDHYPGIRVEMEIGSSREIAGRAEDFDLVFVEEPLCGRPPPDYVRIPWIREEILVVARRESRLARDFPRGVALRDLKREKVLWREADSGVRRAVERAFARLRIEPPGHVELPSAQGVIEAARAGLGIGFVAASVLREEYPELAALRINPPEGLWWRLAVLAAPPTKRSAAAAAFLDLLQGSRDPLARGGLPASSSG; encoded by the coding sequence ATGCGATCCCGCGTGGAGATCATCCCGGATTCGCACAGCGGCAAGCGACGCGCGGCGAGCAAGATCGCCAATAGGGTAGCTTCCGGCCTTCCCGATCTTCATCCCAGCCAGCTGGTGGCCTTTGCGCTCGTGGCCGAGCTGGGCAGCGTCAGCCTGGCCGCCCGCCGCCTCCATGTGGTCCAAGCGGCGGTTTCGGCTCAGTTGCGGAAGCTGCGGGAAGCGGTCGGCGATCCATTGTGCCGTTTCGAGCAGGGCCGCCTCCGTCTTACACCCGCCGGGGAAGAGCTGCGCAAGCATGCCTTTCGGGTCGCCGAAGGGGTCGCGGCCGCCCGCGAATTCGTCCAGCGGCTGCAGAGCCGGATCGAGGGCCGGCTCCGGATCGCCCTGACCGTCACGATCGGAAGCCACTACCTGCCCTGTCCTTTGGTTGCTTTTCAGGACCATTACCCGGGCATTCGGGTGGAGATGGAGATCGGCTCCTCCCGGGAGATCGCCGGTCGCGCGGAGGATTTCGATCTGGTATTCGTCGAAGAGCCGCTTTGCGGACGCCCTCCGCCGGACTACGTCCGGATACCTTGGATCCGCGAAGAGATTCTGGTCGTGGCCCGCCGGGAAAGTCGGCTGGCGCGCGACTTCCCTCGAGGGGTCGCGCTGCGTGACCTCAAAAGGGAAAAGGTGCTCTGGCGGGAGGCCGATTCCGGCGTCCGCCGGGCCGTCGAGCGGGCCTTCGCAAGGCTGCGGATCGAGCCGCCGGGCCATGTCGAGCTACCCAGCGCCCAGGGTGTCATCGAAGCCGCCCGGGCAGGGCTCGGGATCGGCTTCGTGGCCGCCAGCGTGCTCCGGGAGGAATATCCCGAGCTTGCGGCGCTGCGGATCAACCCCCCCGAGGGATTGTGGTGGCGCCTTGCCGTCCTCGCTGCCCCTCCGACCAAGCGCTCCGCCGCGGCCGCCGCGTTCCTCGATCTGCTCCAGGGGAGCCGCGATCCGCTAGCCCGCGGCGGCCTTCCGGCTTCGAGCAGCGGCTAG